One window from the genome of Magnolia sinica isolate HGM2019 chromosome 4, MsV1, whole genome shotgun sequence encodes:
- the LOC131242283 gene encoding large ribosomal subunit protein uL29c-like, translated as MVIRYPHQRARASEREREERMPPLGLLSFPSSPSTTISFSSSYKTLISSRNPNRSSSHGIQIHHHHLFPLSRIHRRNPPASTVVMMAKREEELKEIRSKTTEEINEEIVDLKGELFMLRLQKSARSEFKSSEFRRMRKRIARMLTVRREREMEDGTNKRLSRKLDRKWKKSIVVRPPPSLKKLQEEQKAAEAAKSAEKST; from the exons ATGGTTATCCGTTATCCACACCAGAGAGCGAGAGcgagcgagcgagagagagaggagagaatgcCGCCGTTGGGTTTGCTCTCTTTCCCATCGTCACCTTCTACCACCATTTCCTTCTCGTCTTCTTACAAAACCCTCATCTCCTCGAGAAACCCTAACAGATCCTCTTCCCATGGAATCCAAATCCATCACCACCATCTATTCCCACTCTCTCGAATCCACCGTAGAAATCCTCCCGCATCGACGGTGGTGATGATGGcgaagagagaggaagagctgAAGGAGATCCGGTCCAAGACCACGGAAGAAATCAACGAAGAGATTGTCGATCTCAAGGGCGAGCTCTTCATGCTCCGCCTCCAGAAATCCGCTCGCAGCGAGTTCAAATCCAGCGAGTTCCGCCGCATGCGCAAGCGG ATTGCTCGAATGCTGACCGTGAGAAGGGAAAGGGAGATGGAGGATGGAACTAACAAAAGGTTGTCTCGAAAGCTTGACAGGAAATGGAAGAAAAGCATTGTGGTTAGGCCACCTCCATCTCTGAAGAAATTGCAAGAGGAGCAGAAAGCAGCTGAGGCTGCAAAATCAGCAGAAAAATCAACATGA